One stretch of Akkermansia sp. RCC_12PD DNA includes these proteins:
- a CDS encoding sialate O-acetylesterase yields the protein MKKILLFFLLACSVSMASAKELKVFLLTGQSNSLGAVKGSPASPELLEKYEPQTTLYWHENFGQREGVFPGASTAWEQVRPAMPRYNGNLCMGPEYGFAFTLEKNGWFKDADVAVVKASRDGGDNSHWQKHGQAYQTLVQAVKNACGAVDRSKYSKVTFSGLLYLQGESNAGASIPESASRFLGLLKDLSVDLKPYGDTSALAAQKAIIGENANWGGRNETDAETGNITGGLKGRDTTVQGKTTQQVMKSLAASRPGMGYVPTRDLPKLTAGDNMGVHYSGKAQISIGARFAYEAARLAGKEAGSVRSGCYDAPLGTPEAWMNRKQPGKNMCVWNVASSIKPSVVSGTVKLFGIQVEDPAVNTVVIEGAGAPGDRLMIGPGGIRLEEGKNLLIRGNVQLAGRQIWNVPGGSAVTMASQEPAVLDGKALSGFLSGQAEVHVVRKDEGGQKGAAEVVFRNVRASSLKCSWVLSAGTEMSLEGMAGQLLNLGRITVRKGAVLNLNGTRLPSGSVVNEGGTVNE from the coding sequence ATGAAAAAAATTCTGCTGTTTTTCCTGTTGGCGTGTTCTGTTTCCATGGCTTCAGCCAAAGAGTTGAAGGTTTTTTTGCTGACGGGCCAGTCCAACTCTTTAGGAGCAGTGAAGGGCAGTCCCGCTTCTCCGGAGCTGTTGGAGAAGTATGAACCGCAGACTACGCTGTACTGGCATGAGAATTTCGGGCAGCGGGAGGGAGTGTTTCCCGGTGCTTCCACGGCCTGGGAACAAGTCCGGCCTGCGATGCCGCGCTATAATGGCAATCTGTGCATGGGGCCGGAGTATGGATTTGCTTTTACCCTGGAAAAAAACGGCTGGTTCAAGGATGCGGATGTGGCAGTTGTGAAGGCTTCCAGGGACGGAGGGGACAATTCCCACTGGCAAAAGCACGGCCAGGCTTATCAGACGCTGGTGCAGGCTGTTAAAAACGCTTGCGGGGCCGTGGACAGGTCCAAATATTCCAAAGTGACGTTTTCCGGGCTCCTGTATTTGCAGGGGGAGAGCAACGCTGGCGCTTCCATCCCGGAAAGTGCGTCCCGTTTTCTGGGATTGCTGAAAGATTTGTCAGTGGATTTGAAACCCTACGGAGACACGTCCGCGCTGGCTGCGCAAAAGGCCATCATCGGGGAGAATGCCAACTGGGGCGGCAGGAATGAAACGGATGCGGAGACCGGGAATATTACCGGAGGGCTGAAAGGCCGCGATACCACAGTACAGGGAAAAACGACGCAGCAGGTCATGAAAAGTCTGGCGGCTTCCCGTCCGGGCATGGGCTATGTTCCTACCAGGGACCTGCCCAAGCTTACAGCCGGGGATAATATGGGAGTGCATTACAGTGGGAAGGCCCAAATCAGCATCGGTGCGCGGTTTGCCTATGAAGCGGCCCGGCTGGCGGGAAAGGAGGCTGGTTCTGTCCGCAGTGGTTGCTACGATGCTCCTCTGGGAACTCCGGAAGCATGGATGAACAGGAAACAGCCGGGAAAAAATATGTGCGTGTGGAATGTGGCTTCTTCCATCAAGCCGAGCGTGGTGTCCGGCACAGTAAAATTGTTCGGCATACAGGTGGAAGATCCGGCCGTGAATACGGTAGTGATTGAAGGTGCTGGCGCGCCCGGGGACAGGCTGATGATTGGCCCGGGAGGAATCCGCTTGGAGGAAGGGAAAAATCTGCTCATCAGGGGGAATGTTCAACTTGCGGGACGGCAGATCTGGAACGTTCCCGGCGGTTCTGCTGTAACGATGGCATCACAGGAGCCTGCGGTGCTGGACGGGAAGGCTCTGTCTGGGTTTTTGTCCGGACAGGCGGAAGTGCATGTCGTCCGGAAGGATGAAGGAGGGCAGAAAGGTGCGGCTGAAGTTGTATTCAGGAATGTACGGGCTTCCTCGTTGAAATGTTCCTGGGTGTTGTCCGCAGGAACGGAGATGTCTTTGGAGGGAATGGCCGGGCAGTTATTGAATTTGGGACGGATTACTGTCAGGAAAGGCGCGGTCCTGAATTTGAACGGAACCAGATTGCCCTCCGGCTCTGTCGTCAATGAAGGTGGTACGGTGAATGAATGA
- the nrdR gene encoding transcriptional regulator NrdR — protein MRCVQCGHLEDKVIDSRMSKDGTTIRRRRVCLRCDYRYTTYEQIERTELRVVKRDNLREALNREKILRGLVKACEKRPVSMDRLDRAVEEIISELHRDHLREVPSSEIGKKVIEKLYAIDPVAYIRYVSVYRQFSNVEEFIQEITQMRHQTLIDPLQRKLPIL, from the coding sequence ATGAGATGTGTTCAGTGCGGTCATCTGGAAGATAAGGTCATCGACTCCCGCATGTCCAAGGACGGGACGACGATTCGCCGCCGCCGTGTCTGCCTGAGATGCGATTACCGCTACACGACGTATGAACAAATTGAGCGTACGGAGTTGCGCGTTGTGAAGAGGGACAACTTGCGGGAAGCCCTGAACCGTGAAAAAATTTTAAGGGGCCTTGTCAAAGCCTGTGAAAAGCGTCCCGTCAGCATGGACCGCCTGGACCGGGCGGTGGAGGAAATCATTTCCGAATTGCACCGGGACCACTTGCGGGAAGTACCGTCCAGCGAGATCGGCAAGAAGGTGATTGAAAAACTGTACGCCATCGATCCCGTGGCCTACATCCGCTACGTGTCCGTGTATCGCCAGTTTTCCAATGTGGAGGAATTCATTCAGGAGATCACCCAGATGCGCCACCAGACGCTGATTGATCCCCTCCAGCGCAAACTGCCCATTTTATAA
- a CDS encoding nitroreductase family protein: protein MKVTIDQEKCIHCGLCKKACILTRFCGFDSLEQGAEQHCIDCGHCVAVCPRQAISHAAVKKTEPIGSVPDEQGFLNLLMKTRSVRHFKPLPVGREAYDLMRRVAEYSQSGLNAQEIRLIVIEHPDALSHIRKAAMRMYGKLEKLARFPLTRFFLKMALNRRDYRSVIFESATHNLRQQAQAQGEDPILYGASALILLTGPAALQTGREDATVISQNIMLAMTSLGMGCCYMGGLVLGCRMLKYKPLLRALQLPEKQEVYQAFVLGIPSLQLKRMPERKRREITFRRFSDQ, encoded by the coding sequence ATGAAAGTGACTATTGATCAAGAAAAGTGCATCCATTGCGGCCTGTGCAAAAAAGCATGCATCCTCACCCGCTTTTGCGGGTTCGACTCCCTGGAACAAGGCGCAGAACAGCACTGCATCGACTGCGGCCACTGCGTCGCCGTCTGCCCTCGGCAGGCCATCAGCCATGCCGCCGTCAAAAAAACGGAACCTATCGGCTCCGTCCCGGATGAGCAGGGATTCCTGAATCTGCTAATGAAAACCAGGAGCGTCCGGCATTTTAAACCCCTTCCCGTCGGCAGGGAGGCCTATGACCTCATGCGCCGCGTGGCGGAATACTCCCAATCCGGCCTGAACGCCCAGGAAATCCGTCTGATAGTCATCGAGCATCCGGACGCCCTCTCCCACATCAGGAAGGCGGCCATGCGCATGTACGGGAAACTGGAGAAGCTGGCCCGGTTCCCTCTGACGCGCTTTTTCCTCAAAATGGCCCTGAACCGGAGGGACTATCGTTCCGTGATTTTTGAAAGCGCTACGCACAACCTGCGCCAGCAGGCTCAGGCGCAGGGCGAAGACCCCATTCTGTACGGAGCCTCGGCGCTGATCCTGCTAACCGGACCGGCAGCATTGCAAACCGGCAGGGAAGACGCCACCGTCATTTCCCAGAATATCATGCTGGCCATGACCTCCCTGGGTATGGGGTGCTGCTACATGGGAGGATTGGTCCTGGGATGCCGGATGCTCAAATACAAGCCCCTTCTCCGGGCCCTCCAACTGCCGGAAAAGCAGGAAGTGTACCAGGCCTTCGTTCTCGGCATCCCCTCCCTGCAACTCAAACGCATGCCGGAACGGAAACGCCGTGAAATAACTTTTCGCCGGTTCTCCGATCAATGA
- a CDS encoding helix-turn-helix domain-containing protein, translating to MKKPPSTYRCPCGATLSLIGGKYKIVILWFLYQNSVLRFNELHRLVPEATTKMLAQQLRELEADRLVERKVYPVVPPKVEYSLTTFGRSVLPVLEAMNAWGASYLEAHGA from the coding sequence ATGAAGAAACCCCCTTCCACCTACCGCTGTCCCTGCGGGGCAACTCTTTCCCTGATCGGGGGGAAATACAAAATCGTGATCCTCTGGTTTCTTTACCAGAACTCCGTTCTCCGGTTCAATGAACTGCACCGGCTGGTTCCGGAGGCCACGACCAAGATGCTTGCCCAGCAGCTCCGGGAATTGGAGGCGGACAGGCTGGTGGAGCGGAAAGTCTATCCCGTCGTTCCTCCGAAGGTGGAATATTCCCTGACGACGTTCGGCAGGAGCGTTCTTCCCGTGCTGGAAGCCATGAATGCGTGGGGAGCTTCCTATCTGGAGGCACACGGAGCCTGA
- a CDS encoding SulP family inorganic anion transporter: MFKPALVSSLKTYTKQTFFSDLFAGLTVGVVAIPLAMAFAIACGLSPSQGLVTAIVAGFLISLFSGSKYQIGGPTGAFVIIIMGVLEQYHASGLLICTLMAGVFLIIFGVCRMGALIRFIPFPVTTGFTSGIAVVIFSTQIKDIFGLTIAEKIPGDFIDKWACYFQHFHTVNWAALGLAAGTVILTLLSRRFWPKGPAMLVGMLGMTAVSVAFTLPVATIGQAFGSLPNTLPLPSLPHIDWHNVGALTAPAFTIALLAAIESLLSASVADGMTGGRHKPNMELIAQGIGNIGSALFGGIPATGAIARTATNIKAGAKSPVSGMIHSLTLLAILMAFAQYAQQIPLAVLAGILTVVCYNMSEMHTFSRLLKGPRQDAAVLVITFLLTVFVDLVVAVEVGVVLAALLFMGRMAQISDVSAIKNELLDDDSEDSGDRSTAKLNIPEGVEVFDVKGPFFFGAVEQFKDQVLKTLEHDTKVVILRMRLVPALDATGLNVLSDFCHQCREHGCTLLVCGVQPQPLDVIRHAPFYRELKRYNICENIDAALTRADKILNGPAPKHL; this comes from the coding sequence ATGTTCAAACCAGCTCTCGTTTCCTCTCTCAAAACCTACACCAAGCAAACTTTTTTCTCAGACCTCTTTGCAGGCCTGACCGTGGGCGTCGTAGCCATTCCTCTGGCCATGGCCTTCGCCATTGCATGCGGGCTTTCCCCGTCCCAAGGGCTTGTCACCGCCATTGTGGCCGGGTTCCTCATTTCCCTGTTCAGCGGCAGCAAGTACCAGATAGGCGGCCCCACAGGCGCCTTTGTGATTATCATTATGGGCGTGCTGGAACAGTATCACGCCTCTGGCCTGCTGATCTGCACCTTGATGGCGGGCGTCTTTCTCATCATCTTCGGCGTCTGCCGCATGGGGGCGCTCATCCGCTTCATCCCCTTCCCCGTCACCACGGGGTTCACCTCCGGCATCGCCGTAGTGATTTTCTCCACGCAGATCAAGGACATCTTCGGCCTCACCATTGCAGAGAAAATTCCCGGTGACTTCATTGACAAATGGGCGTGTTACTTCCAGCACTTCCACACCGTCAACTGGGCCGCGCTGGGACTGGCCGCCGGAACCGTCATCCTTACCCTGCTGAGCCGCCGCTTCTGGCCCAAGGGCCCGGCTATGCTGGTAGGCATGCTGGGAATGACGGCCGTTTCCGTGGCTTTCACACTCCCCGTAGCCACCATCGGGCAGGCCTTCGGCAGCCTGCCGAACACCTTGCCATTGCCCTCCCTCCCCCACATCGACTGGCACAACGTGGGCGCGCTGACGGCGCCCGCCTTCACCATCGCTCTGCTGGCGGCCATTGAATCCCTGCTGAGCGCCTCCGTGGCGGACGGCATGACGGGCGGACGGCACAAGCCGAACATGGAGCTTATCGCCCAGGGAATCGGCAACATCGGTTCCGCGCTGTTCGGCGGCATTCCTGCCACCGGAGCAATTGCCCGCACGGCCACCAACATCAAGGCGGGAGCAAAAAGCCCCGTTTCCGGGATGATTCATTCCCTGACGCTGCTTGCCATCCTGATGGCCTTCGCGCAATACGCCCAGCAAATCCCTCTGGCCGTGCTGGCAGGGATCCTGACAGTGGTGTGCTATAACATGAGCGAAATGCACACCTTCAGCCGCCTGCTGAAAGGGCCGCGGCAGGACGCGGCCGTGCTGGTGATCACCTTTCTGCTAACCGTCTTTGTGGACCTGGTCGTGGCCGTGGAGGTGGGCGTGGTGCTGGCCGCCCTGCTCTTCATGGGCCGGATGGCCCAGATCAGCGACGTTTCCGCCATCAAGAACGAACTTCTGGACGACGATTCCGAAGACAGCGGAGACCGTTCCACAGCCAAACTCAATATCCCGGAAGGGGTGGAGGTGTTTGATGTCAAGGGCCCCTTCTTCTTCGGAGCAGTGGAGCAATTCAAGGACCAGGTACTGAAAACTCTGGAACACGATACGAAGGTAGTCATCCTGCGCATGCGATTGGTTCCCGCGCTGGACGCCACCGGTCTGAACGTCCTGTCCGACTTCTGCCACCAGTGCCGGGAACACGGCTGTACCCTGCTTGTCTGCGGCGTGCAGCCCCAGCCGCTGGATGTCATCCGCCACGCTCCCTTTTACCGGGAATTGAAGCGCTACAACATTTGCGAGAATATTGACGCCGCCCTGACCCGGGCGGACAAGATTCTCAACGGCCCCGCTCCAAAACATCTGTAA
- the argH gene encoding argininosuccinate lyase, which yields MWKGRFSKPTADLVQRYGESVSYDWRLFRQDIAGSIAHARAQLKAGLLNREEFDAIESGLQGILKDIEEGNFTWSRELEDVHMNIESELTRRIGAPGAKLHTARSRNDQVATDTRLYCRTEIDEILEKVRRLQRALVMKAREYADAMMPGYTHLQRAQPVTMGHHLLAYVEMLNRDADRLKDCRRRLNVSPLGSGAIAGSTICLDRHGIAVELGFDAVTENSMDAIADRDYIMETLFDLAVIGAHLSRLSEDVILWCTAEFGFATLSDAHTTGSSLMPQKKNPDVAELTRGKTGRLYGNLTAVMVAVKGLPLTYNRDLQEDKEPLFDSIDTIKLALDVNAEMIAAMTVNTERALEAASDPMLLATDLADYLVRRGVPFRKAHELVGKAVAMSISTGTPLNQLSDEQFASISDAYGTDARSVFELTKAFSQRTNPGAPNSENTRRRIACWENILSK from the coding sequence ATGTGGAAAGGCAGATTTTCTAAACCCACCGCAGACCTGGTCCAACGCTATGGCGAGTCCGTCTCCTACGACTGGAGGCTCTTCCGCCAGGACATTGCCGGGTCCATTGCCCATGCGCGGGCGCAGCTCAAGGCAGGATTGCTCAACCGGGAAGAGTTCGACGCCATCGAATCCGGCCTCCAAGGCATCCTGAAGGACATTGAAGAAGGAAACTTCACGTGGAGCCGGGAGCTGGAAGACGTGCACATGAATATTGAGAGCGAGCTGACCCGCCGCATCGGCGCGCCCGGCGCCAAGCTGCACACGGCCCGCTCCCGCAATGACCAGGTGGCTACGGACACGCGCCTCTACTGCCGCACGGAGATCGATGAAATTCTGGAAAAGGTGCGCCGCCTGCAGAGGGCCCTGGTCATGAAGGCCAGAGAATACGCGGATGCCATGATGCCCGGCTACACCCATCTTCAGCGCGCCCAGCCCGTCACGATGGGCCACCATCTCCTGGCCTACGTGGAAATGCTGAACCGGGACGCGGACCGCCTGAAGGACTGCCGCAGGCGGCTGAACGTTTCTCCGCTGGGTTCCGGAGCCATTGCCGGTTCCACCATTTGCCTGGACCGCCACGGAATAGCCGTGGAACTGGGTTTTGACGCCGTCACGGAGAATTCCATGGACGCTATTGCGGACCGGGACTACATCATGGAAACCCTGTTCGACCTGGCCGTCATCGGCGCCCATCTTTCCCGCCTGAGCGAAGACGTCATCCTGTGGTGCACGGCGGAATTCGGCTTTGCCACCCTTTCCGACGCCCATACGACGGGGTCCTCCCTGATGCCCCAGAAGAAGAATCCGGACGTCGCGGAACTGACCCGCGGCAAGACGGGGCGGCTGTACGGCAACCTCACCGCCGTCATGGTAGCCGTCAAGGGCCTGCCGCTGACCTACAACCGCGATCTTCAGGAAGACAAGGAACCGCTTTTCGATTCCATCGACACCATCAAGCTGGCCCTGGATGTCAACGCGGAGATGATCGCCGCCATGACGGTCAACACGGAGCGCGCCCTGGAAGCGGCATCCGACCCCATGCTGCTGGCCACCGACCTGGCGGATTACCTGGTGCGCCGCGGCGTTCCCTTCCGCAAGGCCCACGAACTGGTCGGCAAGGCGGTTGCCATGAGCATTTCCACCGGAACACCGCTCAATCAGTTGAGCGACGAACAATTCGCTTCCATCTCGGACGCTTACGGAACGGATGCGCGCAGTGTATTTGAATTGACAAAAGCCTTCTCCCAGCGTACCAACCCGGGGGCTCCCAATTCCGAAAACACCCGCCGCCGCATCGCCTGCTGGGAAAACATCCTTTCCAAATAG
- a CDS encoding tyrosine-type recombinase/integrase: protein MATHTPDQLTNIAAVKLIEDTGISILEAALLVRELYQGLGGRGKGIMRARLCIQLGKKELHQREKTVSFHQGVEETLKAKQHRRPRTLAEINYICTRLMKSCPELKTRPLRAMYMQECADCIRRTFSTLRQQHKARVVLSGIFSTALKRGWCAENPALQIELPPLREQAIRPLVITEIRTLFHSARQLYGSACIPPLGLMLYAGIRPAEVERLTWDAVNMEERVVCLKALHSKTGGSRHVQIHPVLHRLLKEAQPSRKEDPVCPPNWAEKWRRVRQHAGWNAAHGLPWIQDVLRHTYASYHAKHFRNFTELQYEMGHSGLHLLKSRYLNMQDISRQDASRFWDVRESGPPRKAI from the coding sequence ATGGCCACGCACACCCCTGATCAATTAACGAATATCGCCGCCGTCAAACTCATCGAAGATACCGGAATCAGCATTCTGGAGGCGGCCCTCCTCGTCCGTGAACTGTACCAAGGCCTGGGCGGCCGCGGAAAAGGCATCATGAGAGCCAGATTGTGCATTCAGCTGGGAAAAAAGGAACTGCATCAACGGGAAAAAACCGTTTCCTTCCATCAGGGGGTGGAGGAAACCCTGAAGGCCAAACAGCACCGCAGACCGCGCACGCTGGCGGAAATCAACTACATCTGCACACGGCTGATGAAGAGCTGCCCGGAGCTGAAAACCAGGCCTTTAAGAGCCATGTACATGCAGGAATGCGCCGATTGCATACGGCGCACTTTTTCCACGCTCCGCCAGCAGCACAAGGCAAGGGTGGTTTTAAGCGGCATTTTCTCCACGGCACTCAAACGCGGCTGGTGTGCGGAAAATCCGGCGTTACAAATAGAATTGCCTCCCCTGCGTGAACAAGCGATCCGTCCCTTGGTTATAACGGAAATCCGCACTCTGTTCCATTCAGCCCGGCAGCTCTACGGCAGCGCATGCATCCCGCCGCTGGGCCTGATGCTGTATGCGGGAATCCGTCCGGCAGAGGTAGAACGCCTCACCTGGGACGCCGTCAATATGGAGGAGCGGGTCGTTTGCCTGAAAGCCCTTCACAGCAAGACGGGAGGGAGCCGGCACGTTCAAATCCATCCCGTCCTGCACCGGTTGCTTAAGGAGGCGCAGCCATCCCGGAAAGAAGATCCCGTCTGTCCGCCCAACTGGGCGGAGAAATGGCGGCGCGTCCGGCAGCACGCCGGATGGAACGCGGCGCACGGCCTCCCCTGGATACAGGATGTGCTGAGACACACTTATGCAAGCTACCACGCCAAGCATTTCCGCAATTTCACGGAACTTCAATATGAAATGGGCCATTCCGGCCTTCATTTGCTCAAATCCCGCTACCTGAACATGCAGGATATTTCCCGGCAGGACGCTTCCCGGTTCTGGGACGTCAGGGAATCTGGACCGCCCCGGAAAGCCATTTGA
- a CDS encoding sugar-transfer associated ATP-grasp domain-containing protein: MSRMPANPEIERFRVFRKLNMERKRWRAYGKCWRAADHIRHINSLYPAEQVKSGEEVLAEFRRIIRERNALPFRDIVSDYFRIGLNYKDRKFEDFVLWNEWDSTRKKLDRLVTHEIDVLLIKPKQNFFFTRRGIPMPERLGVLVRGDAQPVIISANNEKELLAEALNRYEIGLFSKPYDTCGGFCCMKILPGDTSGCLVNGQYRSWLELNDSLQGFPPLLIEQVVTQHAKISAFHMQSINTLRLWTIRDNSGRICFLDGIIRIGVGGSCTDNAKTGGVCVGLDHEGVMGDWGCCVYKIPSLIMDRHPDSGLIFKGTKIPGFQEAVELIIRAHECFSKHVFAIAWDVAVTQKGPLIIESNPHGGTVTMQRMHGGWMFVYRRLQKQLLKTKSVC, translated from the coding sequence ATGAGTAGGATGCCGGCAAATCCGGAAATTGAGAGATTCCGCGTTTTCCGGAAGTTGAACATGGAGCGGAAGCGATGGCGAGCATACGGAAAGTGCTGGCGGGCGGCGGATCATATACGTCATATCAATTCCCTTTATCCAGCAGAGCAGGTCAAGTCCGGCGAGGAAGTGTTGGCCGAATTCAGGAGAATTATCCGGGAAAGGAACGCATTGCCCTTCCGTGATATTGTGTCGGACTATTTTAGAATAGGCTTGAATTATAAAGATAGAAAATTCGAAGATTTTGTACTTTGGAATGAATGGGACTCTACTCGGAAAAAATTGGATCGTTTGGTCACTCATGAAATAGATGTTCTACTCATTAAACCGAAACAGAACTTTTTTTTCACCCGCCGTGGTATTCCCATGCCGGAACGTCTGGGTGTTCTTGTGAGGGGAGATGCGCAACCCGTAATAATTAGCGCCAATAATGAAAAAGAGTTGCTTGCAGAAGCTTTAAACAGGTACGAGATAGGGCTGTTCAGCAAACCCTATGATACTTGTGGCGGTTTTTGTTGCATGAAAATTCTCCCTGGGGATACCAGTGGGTGTCTGGTAAACGGACAGTACCGGAGTTGGTTGGAACTGAATGATTCTTTGCAAGGGTTTCCCCCCTTATTGATTGAACAGGTGGTAACTCAGCACGCGAAAATTTCTGCTTTTCATATGCAAAGTATTAATACACTCCGTTTGTGGACTATAAGAGACAACTCAGGGAGAATTTGTTTTCTGGATGGCATTATCAGAATAGGAGTTGGCGGATCCTGTACGGACAATGCCAAGACTGGGGGAGTTTGCGTAGGTTTGGACCATGAGGGCGTGATGGGTGACTGGGGCTGTTGCGTTTACAAGATTCCTTCCCTGATTATGGACAGACATCCGGATAGTGGCCTGATATTCAAAGGAACGAAAATACCCGGTTTTCAGGAAGCTGTAGAGCTGATTATCCGGGCGCACGAATGTTTTTCCAAACATGTATTTGCCATTGCTTGGGATGTGGCTGTTACGCAGAAAGGTCCCCTGATTATTGAGTCTAATCCCCACGGAGGTACTGTGACCATGCAGCGTATGCATGGCGGCTGGATGTTTGTTTACAGAAGATTGCAGAAACAATTATTAAAAACTAAATCCGTATGCTAA
- a CDS encoding sugar-transfer associated ATP-grasp domain-containing protein gives MLTRKQKQPETTGERPLKTSVRKKIADTRRLYGKDRAKIRALLDECDPNEIKSEEEVLADIKKIIWEYDGNLKHLKKEYFDEHLHSKGRNVSEFCTWDEWIRWNLVLAQASGEMANILLDKNRTRQYLRGHSIPVSMSFGEAVWKQNMPVCRLTGGEMRKLSDLLASAKDLFLKPIDSYQGKGCMKLQATDIKEGCLVDGHFIKWEELKDRFEDGPLIVEELVRGHSRLSAFHPSSLNTLRIVTMYTPGGKIEVLFSLFRMGAGSSSIDNWCSGGLCVKINSDGKLVNRGFFEDLSKGACERHPDTGISFAGFQVPFYKESVELALKAHYECPQMFSVGWDIAVTEKGPLVQEGNVHWALFQPIHGGLRPLLNCWLRPNALAVMNNQPRPWCHEGSLH, from the coding sequence ATGCTAACTAGAAAACAAAAACAACCGGAGACAACTGGGGAAAGACCTTTAAAAACGTCGGTTCGTAAAAAAATTGCAGATACCCGGCGTTTGTATGGTAAAGATCGTGCGAAAATACGCGCACTCTTGGACGAATGTGACCCGAATGAAATCAAATCAGAGGAGGAAGTCTTGGCAGATATCAAAAAAATTATCTGGGAGTATGATGGCAATCTGAAACATCTGAAAAAAGAGTATTTTGATGAGCATCTCCATTCTAAAGGCAGAAATGTAAGTGAATTTTGCACTTGGGATGAATGGATTCGATGGAATTTAGTTCTGGCTCAGGCTTCCGGCGAAATGGCCAACATATTGCTCGATAAGAATCGCACCAGGCAGTATTTGCGCGGTCATTCTATTCCTGTATCAATGAGTTTTGGTGAAGCTGTCTGGAAACAGAATATGCCTGTATGCCGGCTTACAGGAGGAGAAATGAGAAAGTTGAGCGATTTGCTGGCTTCGGCAAAGGATCTGTTCTTAAAACCTATAGACTCATATCAGGGGAAGGGGTGCATGAAACTTCAGGCAACTGATATAAAGGAGGGGTGTTTGGTAGATGGACATTTCATAAAATGGGAAGAACTAAAGGACAGATTTGAGGATGGGCCTCTAATTGTAGAGGAATTGGTACGGGGGCATTCCCGGCTGTCTGCTTTCCATCCTTCTTCACTGAATACTTTGCGTATAGTAACCATGTATACTCCCGGAGGAAAAATAGAGGTACTTTTCTCATTGTTTAGAATGGGAGCCGGAAGTTCAAGTATTGATAACTGGTGCTCCGGAGGGTTGTGTGTAAAAATTAATTCTGATGGTAAATTGGTAAATAGAGGCTTTTTTGAGGATTTAAGTAAGGGGGCGTGCGAACGCCATCCTGACACAGGAATCTCGTTTGCCGGTTTTCAGGTTCCATTCTATAAGGAGTCCGTAGAGCTTGCGCTGAAAGCGCATTATGAGTGCCCTCAGATGTTCAGTGTTGGCTGGGATATTGCCGTTACCGAGAAGGGTCCTCTGGTTCAGGAAGGTAATGTGCATTGGGCGTTGTTTCAACCTATTCATGGAGGGTTGCGTCCATTGTTGAATTGCTGGCTGCGCCCCAATGCCTTGGCCGTCATGAATAATCAACCTCGTCCATGGTGTCATGAAGGCTCCTTGCATTAA